One segment of Paenibacillus sp. FSL R7-0337 DNA contains the following:
- the cysT gene encoding sulfate ABC transporter permease subunit CysT: MNSLIRHKGWTWGFRSTVVLYFVILIVLPILGVYYNSFSSGLGSFTESVSDPIAWKSVLLTLKLAVIAALTNVLLGTMIAWVLIRYKFRGRALLNSLVDLPFALPTAVGGLMILLLLGPGSLIGGLAESLGFTIVFHQPAIVIAMVFVTFPFVIRAVQPLLEELDASEEEAAYTMGAKPSRVFLQVILPSMAPGMIGGGMLAFSRALAEFGAVVLVAGNIPGRTLVSSVFIFGEVESDNPAGAAAVSIILLTLSFLILWLISLMQMRGRRS; this comes from the coding sequence TTGAATTCGCTGATCAGGCACAAGGGCTGGACCTGGGGATTTAGATCAACGGTTGTACTTTATTTTGTCATACTGATTGTGCTGCCGATCCTCGGGGTCTATTACAATTCATTCTCATCCGGGCTAGGAAGCTTCACTGAAAGTGTGAGCGATCCGATTGCCTGGAAGTCGGTCCTGTTAACACTCAAGCTGGCGGTCATTGCGGCGCTTACGAATGTGCTGCTGGGTACGATGATCGCCTGGGTCCTTATCCGTTATAAGTTCCGGGGCAGGGCGCTGCTGAACAGCCTTGTCGATCTCCCGTTTGCCCTGCCAACTGCGGTTGGCGGACTGATGATTCTGCTGCTGCTGGGTCCGGGAAGCCTGATCGGAGGCCTTGCGGAATCCCTGGGCTTCACGATTGTTTTTCACCAGCCTGCGATTGTGATTGCGATGGTCTTCGTCACATTCCCCTTCGTCATCCGGGCGGTGCAGCCGCTACTGGAGGAGCTGGATGCTTCGGAAGAAGAGGCAGCCTATACGATGGGAGCGAAGCCGAGCCGGGTCTTCCTCCAGGTCATTCTTCCGTCTATGGCACCTGGCATGATCGGCGGCGGGATGCTGGCCTTTTCGCGGGCGCTCGCTGAATTCGGTGCGGTAGTTCTCGTGGCAGGCAATATTCCGGGGCGCACGCTGGTGTCTTCCGTATTTATTTTCGGAGAGGTCGAAAGTGATAATCCGGCGGGAGCCGCAGCGGTGTCGATCATTCTGCTGACCTTATCCTTCCTGATTCTCTGGCTGATCAGCCTCATGCAGATGCGGGGGAGAAGATCATGA
- the cysA gene encoding sulfate ABC transporter ATP-binding protein → MHVEVRGLDKHFGDFHAVKDVHFGITKGHLIGLLGPSGGGKTSILRMLAGLETPDSGEIIFHGRAVNHLPPQEREIGFVFQNYALFKHMTVFENIAFGLKVKKASKSVIRDRVTELVELTGLKGFENRYPHQLSGGQRQRVAFARALAPEPQLLLLDEPFAAIDAKIRQELRSWLRELIERVGITSIFVTHDQDEAIEVADEIMIINQGRLEQKGTPWDIYKEPKTPFVATFIGESTLIGSASELKGFEGAGDGKPTKALIRPEYIEVGYLHEFRMASATEQGTVKHLHFRGSEWLVEVEVKGHKLVTYRSLEKETLTPGQEISVLVHRAYLFNEERSWIQENGLKKDPMPVFI, encoded by the coding sequence ATGCATGTAGAGGTCCGGGGACTCGATAAGCATTTTGGCGATTTTCATGCGGTGAAGGATGTCCATTTCGGCATTACCAAAGGCCATCTGATCGGGCTGCTCGGCCCAAGCGGCGGCGGCAAAACCTCGATCCTGCGGATGCTGGCGGGCCTTGAGACGCCGGACAGCGGCGAGATTATTTTTCACGGCCGGGCGGTGAACCATCTTCCGCCGCAGGAGCGTGAGATCGGCTTTGTCTTCCAGAACTATGCGCTGTTCAAGCATATGACGGTGTTCGAGAATATCGCCTTCGGTCTGAAAGTCAAAAAAGCCAGCAAGTCTGTCATCCGTGACCGCGTCACCGAGCTGGTGGAGCTTACCGGACTGAAGGGCTTCGAGAACCGGTATCCGCATCAGCTGTCCGGGGGGCAGCGCCAGCGGGTGGCTTTTGCCCGGGCGCTGGCCCCTGAGCCGCAGCTGCTGCTGCTGGATGAGCCGTTCGCCGCGATTGATGCGAAGATCCGTCAGGAGCTGCGTTCCTGGCTGCGGGAGCTGATCGAACGTGTCGGGATCACCTCGATCTTCGTCACCCACGACCAGGATGAGGCGATTGAAGTAGCGGATGAGATTATGATCATTAACCAGGGGCGGCTGGAGCAGAAGGGTACGCCTTGGGATATCTATAAAGAGCCGAAGACACCGTTCGTGGCCACCTTCATCGGGGAATCCACGCTGATCGGGAGCGCTTCCGAGCTGAAGGGCTTCGAGGGCGCAGGCGACGGCAAGCCGACCAAGGCGCTGATCCGTCCCGAGTACATTGAGGTAGGCTACCTGCATGAATTCAGAATGGCTTCGGCCACGGAGCAGGGTACGGTCAAGCATTTGCATTTTCGCGGAAGTGAATGGCTCGTGGAGGTTGAGGTAAAAGGACATAAGCTGGTCACCTACCGCTCCCTGGAGAAAGAAACGCTCACTCCGGGCCAGGAGATATCCGTGCTGGTACACCGCGCTTACCTGTTCAATGAGGAGCGGAGCTGGATTCAGGAGAATGGGCTTAAGAAAGATCCGATGCCTGTATTTATCTAA
- a CDS encoding sulfate ABC transporter substrate-binding protein: MRLIRRSRQLHGWLTVLLLAVFTLTVAGCGNEQQAAGEAGAPPQGDLTLVVGAYSVVKDAMGEILPRFAEKWKADTGQSIVFQQSYEASGTQARAIAGGFEADVTLLAMEGDVGKLVKAGLVEKDWKKRGGEAGMVTRSVVALGTREGNPKGIHDFADLAKPGVKVLYPNPKTSGGAQWDINAIYGAGLKRSEEQEGAKDPAAAKAFLESIHRNVESLDKSGRASMAAFEYGVGDVIVTYENELLARIAEGVKYEVVIPKNTILIENPAAVVDKYADKHGTHAAADALVDYLTTPQAQEIFAKFGFRPVNQQVYAAHESQYPVPAGLFDISYLGGWEEVRTSLYSKRGIWYQVLAGI; this comes from the coding sequence ATGAGGCTTATCAGAAGGAGCAGACAACTGCACGGATGGCTGACGGTCTTACTGCTGGCGGTGTTCACCCTGACCGTTGCCGGCTGCGGGAATGAGCAGCAGGCTGCAGGAGAGGCAGGTGCACCGCCGCAGGGAGATCTAACGCTTGTGGTGGGTGCCTATAGCGTGGTGAAGGATGCCATGGGCGAGATTCTTCCCAGGTTCGCTGAGAAGTGGAAGGCGGATACCGGTCAATCGATCGTATTCCAGCAGTCCTATGAGGCTTCCGGAACCCAGGCGAGGGCGATTGCCGGCGGCTTCGAGGCGGATGTCACGCTGCTTGCCATGGAAGGCGATGTCGGGAAGCTGGTCAAGGCGGGTCTGGTGGAGAAGGACTGGAAGAAGCGAGGCGGCGAGGCGGGCATGGTGACGCGGTCGGTTGTGGCCCTGGGAACGCGGGAGGGCAATCCGAAGGGGATTCATGATTTTGCCGATCTGGCGAAGCCGGGGGTGAAGGTACTCTACCCTAATCCGAAGACCTCCGGCGGTGCCCAGTGGGACATCAACGCGATCTACGGGGCCGGCCTGAAGCGTTCTGAGGAGCAGGAGGGGGCGAAGGACCCTGCGGCTGCCAAGGCCTTCCTGGAGAGTATACACAGGAACGTCGAATCTCTGGATAAAAGCGGGCGGGCGTCGATGGCTGCCTTCGAGTACGGGGTGGGCGATGTGATCGTCACTTATGAGAATGAGCTGCTGGCGCGGATTGCCGAGGGTGTGAAGTATGAGGTGGTCATCCCTAAGAATACGATTCTGATCGAGAATCCTGCGGCTGTGGTGGATAAATACGCGGATAAGCATGGTACCCATGCGGCCGCAGATGCGCTTGTAGATTATCTGACGACGCCGCAGGCGCAGGAGATATTTGCCAAGTTCGGCTTTCGTCCCGTGAACCAGCAGGTCTATGCGGCTCATGAGAGCCAATATCCGGTTCCTGCCGGACTGTTCGACATCAGCTATCTTGGCGGCTGGGAGGAAGTACGCACGTCGCTATACTCCAAGCGGGGCATATGGTATCAGGTGCTGGCCGGGATCTAG
- a CDS encoding sulfate ABC transporter permease subunit: MRRLWIGLTYLVFFILIAAPLGRMTMGAFSEGWSGFWNALTRPEALHALLMTGYVVVVVTLLNTLFGIMTALYLVRANWLGRRLKSLLNSIVDLPYAVSPVIGGLMIVLLLGPDSALGALFEQIGVKIVYAFPGMVIATLFVTFPLMVREVMPVLQEIGSQQEEAASTLGAYGWTTFWKVTWPSIRWAVIYGVILTVARSLGEFGAVLVVSGNIMNRTQTATTLVYQDVENFNVTAAGGIALVLAAFSAGLLLLMEWSKRRKGGH; the protein is encoded by the coding sequence ATGAGAAGATTGTGGATTGGACTGACCTATCTCGTGTTCTTCATCCTGATCGCAGCTCCGCTTGGCAGGATGACAATGGGGGCCTTCAGCGAAGGCTGGAGCGGATTCTGGAACGCCCTGACCCGGCCCGAGGCGCTGCATGCGCTGCTGATGACGGGATACGTTGTGGTGGTTGTGACGCTGCTGAATACGCTGTTTGGCATCATGACGGCCCTATATCTGGTACGGGCGAACTGGCTGGGGCGGCGTCTCAAAAGCCTGCTGAACAGCATCGTGGATCTGCCTTATGCGGTATCGCCGGTTATCGGCGGGCTGATGATCGTTCTGCTGCTCGGGCCGGATAGTGCGCTGGGCGCATTGTTTGAGCAAATCGGAGTGAAGATTGTGTACGCTTTTCCGGGAATGGTGATTGCTACCCTGTTCGTGACGTTCCCGCTAATGGTGCGTGAGGTGATGCCGGTGCTGCAAGAGATCGGGTCCCAGCAGGAAGAGGCCGCGTCCACACTCGGCGCATATGGCTGGACGACCTTCTGGAAGGTAACCTGGCCTTCTATCCGCTGGGCGGTCATCTATGGAGTGATTCTTACGGTGGCCCGCTCGTTGGGTGAGTTCGGTGCGGTGCTCGTTGTCTCAGGCAATATTATGAACCGGACCCAGACGGCCACCACACTGGTCTATCAGGATGTCGAGAATTTCAATGTTACGGCTGCGGGCGGGATAGCACTGGTGCTGGCCGCATTCTCCGCAGGACTGCTGCTGCTTATGGAATGGAGCAAGAGAAGAAAGGGAGGGCACTAA
- a CDS encoding MBL fold metallo-hydrolase, with protein sequence MDTLVFLGTGDAMGVPRVYCDCETCTEARTTGRNNRLRSSVLIDNGSGFLAIDCGPDWRRQMELQGHRTMKRLLVTHAHFDHIGGLPEWADSCRWMGFRGELYAPAEVIPVIQRQYPWLTGHIDMIPCDDGITLDGWQISTWRVNHGKNGYSYAYRLEKEEYVWVYCPDSISLSMEETRRMHGADLLVLGTSFYYEAAELSTRSVYDMTEAADLLETVQPRRAVYTHMSHDINLEKDYILPEKVTLAVTGMRLPLCREEI encoded by the coding sequence ATGGATACATTAGTGTTCCTCGGAACAGGGGATGCCATGGGCGTACCCCGGGTCTACTGTGATTGTGAGACCTGCACGGAAGCGAGAACCACCGGGCGCAACAACCGCCTGCGTTCTTCTGTGCTTATAGATAACGGCAGCGGCTTCCTGGCGATCGACTGCGGACCGGACTGGCGGCGGCAGATGGAGCTGCAGGGGCACCGTACCATGAAGCGTCTGCTCGTGACACATGCGCATTTCGATCATATCGGCGGGCTTCCGGAATGGGCGGACAGCTGCCGCTGGATGGGCTTCCGGGGAGAGCTGTATGCTCCGGCAGAGGTTATTCCTGTCATTCAGCGGCAATACCCGTGGCTCACCGGGCATATCGATATGATTCCTTGCGATGACGGCATCACACTGGACGGCTGGCAGATTTCGACGTGGCGGGTCAACCATGGCAAGAATGGTTATTCCTACGCCTACAGACTGGAGAAGGAGGAGTATGTCTGGGTGTACTGCCCGGACTCGATCTCCCTGAGTATGGAGGAAACCCGGCGTATGCATGGAGCGGACCTGCTGGTGCTGGGAACCAGCTTTTATTACGAGGCAGCTGAATTGTCCACCCGCTCTGTGTATGATATGACCGAAGCCGCCGACCTGCTGGAGACCGTTCAGCCGCGCCGTGCGGTCTACACACATATGTCGCATGACATCAATCTGGAGAAGGATTATATTCTGCCGGAGAAGGTTACGCTTGCCGTTACGGGAATGAGGCTTCCGCTGTGCCGGGAGGAGATCTGA
- a CDS encoding VOC family protein, with protein MIKGFGGIFWRTGNLEAVKKWYSEALKLEIDSWNGTVIRPGSGNETILSFFTEHDSYFPAEQQVMLNFQVHDLDEVIKHLEQIGVPLAKNKESSEFGQFVWITDPDGRLVELWEK; from the coding sequence ATGATCAAAGGTTTCGGAGGTATCTTCTGGAGGACCGGAAATCTTGAAGCGGTGAAGAAATGGTACAGTGAGGCGCTGAAGCTTGAAATCGACAGTTGGAACGGGACTGTAATCAGACCCGGGTCAGGCAATGAGACGATCTTGTCCTTCTTCACTGAGCATGACTCTTATTTCCCGGCAGAGCAACAGGTAATGTTGAATTTCCAGGTCCATGATCTGGACGAGGTTATCAAGCATCTGGAACAGATAGGCGTACCGCTTGCCAAGAACAAAGAGAGCAGCGAATTCGGACAATTTGTTTGGATTACAGACCCTGACGGGCGGCTGGTTGAGCTTTGGGAGAAATAA